From the genome of Pseudomonas sp. FP453:
TGGCTGCTGGCGCGCGGCATCAACGCCATGCTGGAAACCCACGGCGGGCCGCGTATCGAGGCGCCGATCTTCGCCGCGCTCAACACCCTGCAGATCTACCTGTGGATCGCGTTGTTCAACGCGCTGATCCTGGTCACCTGGGCGCGCTACCAGCAACGCAAGGGCCGCAAATTCGCCCAGCGCCGTGCCGAGGCCAACGCCCTCAGCGACAAGAACCTCAGCGAAAGCTTCAAGCTTGGCGAGGGTGACCTGGAGCAACTGCGCAAGCCGGGTGTGCTGGTGATCCACAACGACGAAGAGGGCGGTGTGGAGGAAGTGA
Proteins encoded in this window:
- the pgaD gene encoding poly-beta-1,6-N-acetyl-D-glucosamine biosynthesis protein PgaD — encoded protein: MKLIRTRQNTVMWIVDVVLTLLAWAGLIWLLARGINAMLETHGGPRIEAPIFAALNTLQIYLWIALFNALILVTWARYQQRKGRKFAQRRAEANALSDKNLSESFKLGEGDLEQLRKPGVLVIHNDEEGGVEEVKSHVSRDVEKPTLTLVPGQDRDKGVS